TTCAATTAGTTTTGTTATCGTATCTTCATAGTTTTTACAATAGATATAAAATCTCATTAGACCCTCTTTTATATCAACTGCACAAAGTTTTAACTGCTCTTTTAACTCTAATTCTTCTAAAAGATTTTTTTCAAAAGCTGCAAAAAATGACAAACATGCTGGGTCAGGAAACATAATATCATCTGCTACATGGAAATTATGTTTTACAATAAGTAGATTATCAAAACCTTCTAAATCAAGCTCTTTTTTAACTCTTAATAACTGATTTATATTATCTGTACTTTTTAATTCCCAGCTATTTTCATCTATTACCATTGTATTTGCTCCTTTCCTTTTTGTTTTAATATTTCATTTGTTTTAGAAAAGTGTTTACATCCAAAAAAACCTCGATATGAAGACAAAGGACTTGGATGAGGAGCAGTTAAAATATGGTGTTTTGTTTCATCTATTAATTTTGATTTTTTAATTGCTGGAGCACCCCATAAAATAAAAACAATATCTTCACATGAACTTGAAATATATTTAATTATATTATCTGTAAAGTTTTCCCAGCCCTTTTTTTCATGGGACTTAGGTTTTGCTTCTTCCACTGTTAAAATAGCATTCAAAAGAAGTACTCCTTGTTGTGCCCAAGAAGTTAAATCTCCGTCAAGACAAATAGAATCAACACTAGTATCATCTTTTATCTCTTTTAAAATGTTTTGCATTGAGGGTGGATTTTTTATATTACTTGGGGTAGAAAAAGAGAAGCCTTGTGCTTGTCCTTCTCCATGATAAGGGTCTTGACCTAAAATAACTACTTTTATCTTATCTAAACTTGTTTTTTCGAAAGCATTAAAAATCAACTCTTTTGGAGGAAATATCTTTTTTGTAGCATACTCTTTTTCTAAAAAGTTTTCTAACTCTTTATAATAATCTTTGCTTTTTTCAAGCCTTAAAATATCATCCCAACTTTTCATTATTTACCTTTAATTATAAAAGTGTATTATTGCAGATTAAATTTAAAAAAAGCCTGTGAAATGAAACCATATATAAAATCTATTATTGCCTCATTTTTAGTAATCTTAGCCTGTTTAGGTTTTGGAAGATTCTCATTTGGAATGGTACTTCCAAACTTACAAGAGAGTTTAAATATCTCAACTACTCAAGCTGGATTTATAGGAACTTCAAACTTTATTGGATATTTCGTTGGTATCTTTTTTGCAAACTATCTTTATAGAAAATTTTCTACGCATAGATTAGTTTTTACTACTATTTTATTACAAGCCTTTTCTATGTTTTTAATGATATTAACTACAAATTATATTTTAGTTTCATTTTTCTATTCATTTAGTGGTTTCTTTTCTGCAATTTCAAATATTGCTATTATGGCTTATATTTCAAATGTTATTCCTAAAAATGTTAGAGGTAAAGCTTTAGGTATTATTGTAAGTGCAAGTGGTTTAGCAATTGTTTTAAGTGGACAAATTGTGCCTTTTACTCAAAAGTTAGTTAAAGATGTTCCGTGGGAGTCTGCTTGGTTAGTTTTCTGTTTAATTCTTGTTCTTGTAAGTTTCTTCTCACAACCTGGAATTAAAAAACATGCTAATCACACAATTTCAGATATAAATTTTAAAACAAAAGAGTTTTTATTCACTTCAAGCTTTTGGAAAATTGCTTTTGTTTATATGGTATTTGGATTTTCATACTCAATTTATGTAACTTTTTTTGTTAGTGCAGTTATAGAAAAATATGATTTTTCAACTCAAATATCTGGAAATTTTTGGACTCTTTTAGGCTTTATGAGTATTTTCTCAGGTATTCTTTTTGGAACAATTGCAGATAAAATAGGAGCATATAAAACACTTATTTTTGTATATCTTTTACAAACAATTGCCCATGCAACATTAGCCTTTTCTTTGCCTTCATATTCTATTTGGCTTTCTGCTATTTTCTTTGGTATTTCTGTATGGAGTATTCCTTCTCTTGTGACTTTACTTTGTTCTATAGAGTTTGATAAAAAAATGACTGCAAAAGTTTTCTCTTTTGTAACTATTCTTTTTGCTATCTTACAAGCCTTTGGTCCTTTTATTGCAGGACTTATTCATGATATTTCAAAAGATTATTCAGATGTATTTATGATTACTTCATTTTTAACATTAATTACTGTTTTTATCTCTTTTATATTTTCAAAAGATAAAATAGTATCTAAAACTTAAGAAGGAAATTACCTTGAAAAATAATGGTTTTATTTTTGACCTTGATGGAACACTTATTGACTCTTTAACAGATATTGCTCTTTGTTCAAATATTGTTTTAAAAGAGTTTAACCTACCGATACATGAGATTACAGAGTATAAATATTTTGTAGGTGGAGGAGCTGAAGTTTTAGTAAACAATGCTATTCCTAAAGACTCCTCAAATGAGATGGCAATTGAAGTACTTAAAAGATTTAAACAAGTATATGATTCAGAGTTTCATTATAATACAAAACCATATGAAGGTATTTATGACTTATTAGACTTATTACATGAAAATGAGATAAAAGTAGCTATTCTATCAAATAAACCCCATGAATTTACAATAAAATATGTAAATGAATTTTTTCCAAAATATACAAATATTTTAGAAGTTCATGGCTCAAAAGATGATGTACCTAAAAAACCACATCCACATGCTGCACTAGAGATTGCAAAGGCTTTAGAGCTTACTTGTGAAAATATCTACTTTGTTGGAGATAGTGATGTTGATATGAAAACAGCAAAAAATTCAAATATGAAAGCAGTTGGTGTTTCTTGGGGATTCAGAGGAACAAAAGAGTTAATCGAAAATGGAGCAGACCATATTGTAAAAACTCCACTTGATATTTTTGAATTAATAAAGAAGAGTTAAAAACCTAACTCTTCTATTACTTCTCTAGGTGTTCTACCTACTTCTTCACATAAGCTTTTAAACTTATCATCACTTTTTGCTTCTATTCCTACTGTTTTTAGTTTCTCTATTAACTCATTAGCTGTAATACCTAAATCATTTGATAACTCAGAGATATTTTTTCTTCCTAAGCCAGTTAAACTCTCAGCTTTTGAAATAGTACTTTTTTGTTTTTCACTTAATAATGAGAAAACTTTTTGCGCACTAATATTATTGTTTTTAGCTATCTCTTTTAAAGTATCCATCTCATCAGCTTCAATATTATTAGCTTTTAATATTTCCATACTTCTATTTAAATCAAAACCTAATTTTGAAGAAAACTCCTCTAAGGTAGATAATTCAGCATGAGAATATGGAGCTTTTTCATATTTTTGTTCCCATGAATTTTTTATATCTTCTCCAAAATTTATAAAAGTTGAAAAAGGAGAAATTTCATATAAAGTACCTACTAAAAATAGTAATGTTATTACAAAAGCTACAGCCATCTCTTTTGTGAATATAATTACTACCTTTGCTTTATTTTTCATATAACTAATCATAGGTTTCCAATTATAATAAACATGCAAAATTGTAGCTATGATAAACAGAACCATAAAAGTTGAGTGCACTTGGGCATACTCTTCTTTTCCTAATCCTAAAATCTCCCAATTTGACCATTTTGCAACTCTTCCAGGGGGAGAAATAAACAACATTATTCCTGTATAAGTCATAAGAAACATTGATAATAACATTGTTAAGGAAGTGATTTTTTTAAGACTCATAATAAACTCCTTCATCTATAAGTTTATTATATTCCAAACTATTTTAAAAAGATAAGTTATATATAAGAAAGAGAGTCAGATGTTATACATCTAACTCAAAAAAAGTTTCGTCAGTTTTTTTGTACTCTGCAACTGAACAAGTAATTTTGATTGCATTATCATAATCTTCAAAATACTCTTTAAAAAGCTTTTTAAGCTCTGTAATATTTGCTGTTCTAAAAATAAAAAAGCCTACAATATTTTTACTTCTTTTTCCTGCTTTTTCTATTCCAAAACTATCAAACTTCCATTCAACACCTCTTGAATAGAAAAACACCTCTTCAAGTCTTTTTTCTAATTCATCTCTTACTGAATTGTTATACTCTTTTAGGTGAACATAAAAAGCTACATTTACATTGTATGCATCCTGTACAAGCTTTTTTTCAAACTTAGTTTCAGGTTGTTTTGTTAAATCACTATTATCCATTTTGTTCCCTATGTCATAAAATAAAATATGTAATTATAGTACATAAGAATAAAGAACAAATAAAAAAAGCTATTTCTTTAATTGACTTATAACTAAAATTAATAATTATCATAAATAAGATTAAGTTTATTTTAAGGTATACATAAATAACTATTATTTATAATACTAATAATTTAATCATAAGGAAAAGTAATGAAATTTAAAGGTTTATTATTAGGGCTTTTAGTTGCTTCTAGTTCTTTATTTGCAGCTGATTTTATTAGCTATGAAGAGCTTAGTTCAAAACTAAAAGAGGAAAATAAAAAAGCTGGGACATATGCTACAACTGAAGAAGTACAAAAAGCTTTAAAAGCAAAAGACTGGTTAGTTGCAGATGTTAGAACTATGGAAGAGTGGGCAGCAGCACATATTAAAGGTTCAGTGAGAATAGGAAGACAAGCTCCTGAAAAAGGTCTTGCACTTCATGCTCTTGATATGGAAGATAAGTTTATAAAACCAAATCTTATTATAGTATGTAACTCCGCAGCAAGAGCATCTATTGAAGCAGAAACAATTAGAAAAATGGGATTTAATCAAGTAAAGGTTTATGATTTATACTCTTGGATTGATGAGTGTAATCCTGTTGTTACTAAATATACAGTTAAAAAAGACAAAGGTGGAACTGGTCTTAAATTTGGTAACTTCTACGCAGAACATTGTAAAAGTAAAAAATAGATTTCAAAAAGGGAAGTTTCCCCTTTTGAAATTAAGCTAAAACTCTTCTCGCATTTTTCATTTTCATTTTTGCTAATTCTCTCAAATCTACATTACTATCAAGCTCATCAACAATCTCTGCACCAAGAAGTGACTCTAAAGCATCTTCTAAAGTAACAACACCCTCTGTTTGTTCATAATTATCAGTAACAATAAAAAGGTGCTCATTTTTTGTAAGGAACATATCTATTAATTTAGAAATAGCGATATTTTCATTTACTCTTTGCGCAGGTTTTATTAAATCCTCTTTATTTTCATACTTATTTTCTAATAACTCATGAAAATACTCTTTTGAAATAACTATCCCAATAATATCATCAATATCTGCATCATAAATAGGAACTCTTGAATACTCTTTAAACTTCTCTAAATCTACACTACTTCTATCTGTAAAACTATTTAAAAAAGCAGTTTTTTGTACACTAAATACAACAGATCTTGGAGTAAAAATATCTTTTATTTTTATCTCATTTAATTTTAAAAGATTTTCAATCACTGCTGTTTCTTTAACTCTTAATATACCTTTTTTCTCAGCAATTGAAGCTGTTGCTAAAATTTCATCTTTTGTAATTGTCTCTTTTTTTGCAGGCGTTATATATGTAGTAATTTTGTTCATTACAACTAAAATTGGATATGTTATAAAAACTAATACCTTAATTGCTCTTGTTGCAAACCCTGCTAAATTTTTCCAATAATATGCACCTAAAGTCTTTGGAATAATCTCAGAAAGAACAAGAATCAAAATTGTTAAAACTGCTGAGATATAAAACATATACTCATCACCAAACATTTTTGCAGCCTCTGCTCCAACACCTGCTGCACCTAAAGTATGTGCAAACGTATTTAAAGTTAAAATTGCTGCAATAGAAAAATCAATATTTCTTTTTTGATGCTCCATTAAAGAGCCTAAACTATTATTCTCTTTTTTTACAATTTCAATATGTGAAGCAGTTATTGAAAGTAAAACAGCTTCAAGTATTGAGCATAAAAAAGATACTCCTATAGCTATCAAAAAATAAATCAACATCAACATTTAGTTTTATCCTATTTTTTTTAGTAATTATATACTAATTTTTATAATTTTACATTCTTTAAGGTTTTAATTGTAATATTATTTTATAACATTTTTTGTTATCAGCAAAGGAGCAATTATGGAAGCGCTTATTTGGAAAACTGAATATAATATTGGTCACTTTAAAATTGATAATGAACACAAAAAATTATTTAACATAGCAAAAAAAGCCTATCAACTTTCAAGTACAAAAGCTACATCTTTTGAAATGGAACCATTGAAAGAGATAATAAAAGAACTTTTTCAATATGTTTCTACTCATTTTATGACGGAAGAAGAGTATATGAGTAGTATAAACTACCCCTATTTGGCTAAGCACAAATTAATACATAAAAAGCTAATTAATATTCTAAAAGAGATGATAAGCAATATTAATAGTCTTGAAATTGAAGAGATAAACTCAAAATTAAATGAATTTATCAACGAGTATTTTATAACTCATATTATAACTGAAGACAAAAAAATAAAACTTTTTAAAACTCCAATTGAAGACCTAAGAAAATCTTTTGGCTGGAAAAAAGATTATTTAGTACATGAAAAATTTATTGATGAGGAACATAAAGAGTTATTTGATATTGCAACAGAAGCTTTTAATATTACTCAAAATGAGAATAAAAAAGAGAAAATAAAAGATATTTTAAATAGACTATACTCTTATATGAAAACACATTTTCAAAGAGAAGAAGAGTTTATGAAAAAAATAAACTATCCTAAGCTGAAATACCATCATGCTTGTCATGAAAAAATAATTAATGATTTAACTCTTTTTGTAAGAGATAGTTCATTTATGCAACAGAATGTTTTAGAAAAAGAGTTAGCTAGAATAATCGATATATCATTAGTACAACATATAATCCAAGAAGATAGAAAAATCACTTCCTGGATTAAATTATGTAATAACTAAACAGCTTTTTTTACTTGTGATTTTTCAATATAATCTCTGCAATCAATACAATACATTGCATGAGGTTTTACTCTAAGTCTTTTGATTGTAATTTCAGAATCACACATTTCACAAAGACCTGTATATTTTCCATCTTCTATTTTAGTTAAAGCGTGATTAATTAAATTTAGCTCTCTAAGTTGTTGATTTTTAATATGTACATCAGTAATATAATCTCTACTTGCAGCAGCAAAATCACCCTCATCATTTAAATCCATTTCACTTAAATTTACATGCTCGTTCGACAAATTGTTTAAAGTTGACTCGATTGTCATCTTATTTTGTACTAAAAGACTTTTGATCTCTTCTATCTGTTTTTGATTTAAAGTTTTTGGCATTTTGTTCCCTAAAATATTTTTCTTAAATATACCGCAACTTAGTTGCAAATAAATAGCATTATTATATTTTTTTGCTTTATTTATGATGAAATCTAAGATTGTGTATAATATCAAATAAAAATAATTATTAAAGAGCTACTATGAATAAAAAATATACACCTGTACCTTGTGCCTTTTATGATGAACTTGAAGCTGCGGTAGTTAAAAAGCTAAATTGTGAGATTATTTACCTCGAAAATGAAGAGCAAAAAATAATCAATTCTAAAGTTATAGATTTAAAAAATATTCAAAAAGAAGAGTTTATGATACTTGAAAATAATCAACAAATTAGATTAGATTTTATACTTTTTTTCAATGGAATTTCTCCAAAAGACAAAAATTATTGTTAAATATATCAATATTTTTTCTTAAATTTGTTTAAGTTTAAAAAAAGGTTGCATATGCAATAATTGTATATGCAACTAAAAGGAGCCTTATGAATTATGCATTGAAAGACTCTATTGCGTATAGACTTATTAGAAGTTCAAATAGTGTAGTAAATAGCTTAAACAGGATACTTTCAGCTTATGATATTGCTATTGAACAAAGAGCGACGCTAGAAATCATAAAATATGAACCTGATGTAAATCAGACAAAAATAGCGAACCTTCTTGGTAAAGATAAAACAACTATAAGTCGTTCATTAAACTCTTTAGAAAAAAAAGAGTTAATCACTAGAGAAAGTGATATTCAAAATGATAAAAGAAGCAATAAGATAAAGCTAACTAAAAAAGGCGAAATGATTTTAGAACAAACCTTAGCTGACGTAACAGCTTTTAGGGAAGGGTTAAATTCTAAAATCACAGAAGAAGAGCATAGAATCTTTTTTGAAATATTAGACAAACTAGAATTATAAATGTAAATGTATATTTATAGATGTCCTTTTATGTGCTAAAAATGATAAGGAGTAGATTATGAATAATTACGTACAGGTTTCATGCGATTTATATAACATGTTTGAAGAAGCAGCTAACAATAAAGTTGATTGTGATATTACATTTGTAAAAGAAAAAGAAGAGATTACTGTATCTTCTAAAATTGTCGACCTTAGAAATGTAAATAACAGTGAATTTATGGAAACTGCTGATGGAAATGTTATTAGACTTGATAGAATCGTAGAGTTTAATGGTAAACCTACAGCAGATATCAATTATTATCAATATCAATAATTTTTTTTGACTAATCTTTTGACTATATAGTCAAATTTAATTTTGTACCCGTCAAGTAACAGAGCTACTTCTTCCTCCAGAGTAGTTCTGTTTTTCTTATAAGTATCTTCATGTATAATATGTATTATAATTTTTATAAATTCATTAAGGGCACAAATGAAGAGACTACTAATACTATTTCTTTTTATCTTATCAATACAACTAAATGCAAAAACTATCACTTTAACAGAAGAAGAAAAAGAGTTTATAAAAAATAATCCTGTAATAAAAGTAGGTATCATGCCTGACTTTACACCCTTTTCTTATTATATAAAAAATACTCCTGTAGGGTTTGAACATGAATTATTAAATATATTATCTCAAAGAACAGGCTTAATGTTTGAAAAGAAAATAGACAAATGGACAACAATCTATACTGCTTTCAAAAATAAAGAAGTTGATGTAATCACAAGTATTTCATATAAAAAATTTAGAGAACCATTTACTACTTTTACTAGCTCTTATTATGATATTCCTATTATGATTTTTGTAAGAGATGATTTTGGAGAATATAAAGGAATTAAAAGTTTAGAAGGTAAAAAAGTAGGAGTATTAAAAGATGTTTTTTATATAAAAGAACTAGAAAAAATGGGAACTATAGATTTAGTTTATTATGATACTTATGAAGAACTAACAAAGGATTTAGTTTTTGGTAAGATTGATGCATTAATGCAAAATCTTACAAATATTAACTACTTAATCAAAAAAAACCTATACTCAAATCTAAAACTTGCAAGTGAACTTATTTTACCAAACACAAAAAAAGAAGACTTAAGATTAGGAATTATTCCAGAAAAACCAATTTTGAGTTCAATCTTACAAAAAGGACTTAACTCTATTACAAAAAAAGAGAAAGAAGAGTTAGTAACTAAGTGGATTGGCTCTATTAAAGAGTATAAAGGTGGACATATTGAACTTGATAAAGATGAAAAAGCTTATTTAAACACAAAAGTTATCAAATACTGTATAAATCCTGATGGCTTACCCTTTGAAGGATTAAATGAAGAAAAAGAACATTCTGGTATAAGTTCAGATTACTATAGTTTATTTGAAAAAATCTTATCTGCTAAATTTGAACTTGTAAAAACAAAAAACTGGAATGAATCTATAACTTTTATCAAAGAAGGCAAATGTAATATGCTTGCCCTTGGTATGGAAACATATGAAAGAAAAAAATATCTAAACTTTACAAGTAGTTATTTAGATGTCCCTTTAGTTGTAGCAACAAAAGTTGATGTTCCTTTTATAAATCATATTTTAGATTTAGAAGGAGAAAAAGTAGGTATTATCAAAGGAGATGCTTTTGTAAAGATATTAAGACAAAAATATCCTTCTCTTGACTTAGTAGAAGTTGAGAATATAAATGAAGGTTTAGATAGAGTAAAAAAAGGAGAGCTTTTTGGTTTTATTGATACCCTTGCAAGTATAGGCTATGAGTTTCAACAAAAATATTTTGGAGAATTAAAAATTGCAGGGAAAATCTCTGAAACACTAAAGTTATCAATGGCTGTTGTTAAAGAAGATACTACATTATTAAATATTTTACAAAAAGCCATAAATAGTATGACAAATGAACTTCATAGAGAAATTTTCCATAAATGGATTCCTATTAAATATGAAAAAGGTGTAAATTATGATCTTGTATGGAAGATTGCTATTACTTCTTTAATAGTAATACTTTTAGTCATATATTGGAATAGAAAAATCATTAAAACAAACAAGCTTTTAGAAGAAGCACAAAGAAAAATAGAAGAGAAAAATAAAGAGTTAGAAAAACTTGCAACAACAGATAAACTAACAAATTTATATAATAGAAGAAAAATAGAAGAACTTTTAGAAATAGAGATAAATAGAAGTGAAAGATTTAACCACAACTTTGGTTTAGCAATTGTTGATATAGATAAATTCAAAGAAGTAAATGACACATATGGTCACCAAGTTGGAGATAAGGTATTAAAAGAGATTGCTAATATCCTAAATACAAATAGAAGAAAAACAGACTTTGTAGGACGATATGGTGGAGAAGAGTTTGTAATTATCTGTCCTGAATCAAGCTTAGAGGGAGTACTTAGATTGATGGAAATCTTTAAAGAAAAAATTTCTACTCATAAGTTTTATGAAGTAGGAGACAAAACTGCAAGTTTTGGAGTAACCATATCTCAAAAGGATGATACCATTGAATCTATTTTAAAAAGAGCGGATGATGCACTTTATCAAGCTAAAGACAATGGTAGGAATAAAATCGAGTACAAATAGATGACTATAGAACAAAGATTTTTACAAAAAGCTGTTGAAGATAAAAACTATGTTAGCTTTTCATATGAGGGTAAATCATATAAAAAGGTTAAGCCTTTAAAGATAGAAGAGAATATCTTACATAGTGACTCTAGAAAGTTTGAGCTTGGTAAACTTTCTAGAGTGCAGGTTTTAAGAGATAGATTTTAGTCTTTAAAGATTCTATTTAGAATACTTTAATAATATTCTATTTAATACTTTCTCTCTTTGTTTTAATGTTGAATTTTTAACACCTTTTTCAAATAGCTTTTCATGCTCTATACTCTCTTTTATATTAAGTAAAAAGTACCTATTACTATATGTATTTACTACACACTGAAGATAGGTTTCAAGTTCATCTTCATCATTAGATATATTATCATATTCAAACAGTCCCACTTTTACTAAATACTTATCCCAAGAGAGACTCTTAGGGGAAATCTTAGCTATTTTTTTTACATCAAACTTTAATGGATCAATTGGATAATATTCTGAGTTTTGCCATGAAGGAAATAATACACTATCAAAAAACATTTCTACCAAACTATTAATTTCTATCGATTCTATTTCTTTCTCGGCCAAAGACTTATTATCAGAAGTAGATAGATATAAACTCTTGACTAATGCTTCTAAATTTTTGCTTGAATTATTAATTTCTGAAACTAAATGATTTGTGGCATCTATTTGAGTTTTAACTTCTCTAGTTTTTAAAAAATCAAAAAACATTCCTGCCCATTGTTTTCTTAAGTAACTATCTATTGATTGAAAACTATCAAAACTCTCAAGAGCATTATTAGTTGAAGCTCTTCTCACTTCATCAATAAATTGAAATATATCTAACGCATACTCTTGCTTATCAATTGCAGGATACCCAATATCTCCTACAAATTCTTTATTTTTATTTTCTTTATAAATATGATGATTTAAATAAACAGATTTTTTCACTAAAGCAAAAATTGGTATATTATTATTCTTTGCAGCAATATATTCAGCATTAGTTATAGACTTTGTTTTATCAACAATATATTCTCCACCAAAACGTCCTCCAATAATAAGAATAAATAATTCACAGTTAGATACTTCTTTTATACATGCTTCATGTGTATGCAAATCTGGATGATAAAATATATCACCATTTTCACTTAGTACAGCTTCAAAACCAAAAGACTCAATGAAATTATGCAACTGTTCCCTAATTTCTCCTAAATCATAGCATGTTGAACTAACAAACACTTTCGGAACTGCCATTTAAACTCCTACTTTTATTTCTTTTAATGTTAACAAAAAACTGTCACATATCACGTCACAAAGTAAGAAAATAGTAAATTTTTGTAAAGGTCAAGGCAAGCAGTAAAAAATATTGTAGGAGTTTACTAAACTAAATGACTATAATATTTTTTACAATAACGTAGAGATTTGCAAAAAGAACTATTTTCCCCTTGCTAGTGACTTTCCAGCTAAGTAACCACTAGCCCAAGCAAACTGAAGATTGTATCCACCCCTATTCCCTACAATATCCAGCACCTCTCCAGCTAAATAAAGCCCTGCACATTTCTTACTCTCAAAAGTTTTATCATCAACTTCATCAGTTCTAACTCCGCCACCACTGGCTTCTGCGTGTTTAAAACCTTGAGTATCTATCACTTTCATTCTAAGATTTATAAGAGTATTTACAATAGCTCTAATATGTTTTGCATTTATCTCTTTTGCTTTTATCTCTTTATCTACTTTTATCATATCTATTATTACTGGAATTAATTTATTTGAAACTATTCCACTAAGTATATTTTCTAGTTTCTCTTCAGGTAGAGATTTTATTAAAGACTCTATCATTCCTAAAACTTCATTCCTATTTTGTTTAGGAAAGAGATTTATAGCTATTTGTACATCTTGATATAAAGCCATTGGATAAACTGCATATTGAGAAATATCTAAAATTGCAAAACCAGAGACTCCATATTTAGTAAAAAGAACATCTCCTTCTATCTCTTTCTCTTTTTGTCCATCTATATAAAGTGTTACAAGTGACTCTTTTTTTACTCCTTGCAATCTTGTTTTATGCTCAA
This sequence is a window from Halarcobacter bivalviorum. Protein-coding genes within it:
- a CDS encoding diguanylate cyclase; its protein translation is MKRLLILFLFILSIQLNAKTITLTEEEKEFIKNNPVIKVGIMPDFTPFSYYIKNTPVGFEHELLNILSQRTGLMFEKKIDKWTTIYTAFKNKEVDVITSISYKKFREPFTTFTSSYYDIPIMIFVRDDFGEYKGIKSLEGKKVGVLKDVFYIKELEKMGTIDLVYYDTYEELTKDLVFGKIDALMQNLTNINYLIKKNLYSNLKLASELILPNTKKEDLRLGIIPEKPILSSILQKGLNSITKKEKEELVTKWIGSIKEYKGGHIELDKDEKAYLNTKVIKYCINPDGLPFEGLNEEKEHSGISSDYYSLFEKILSAKFELVKTKNWNESITFIKEGKCNMLALGMETYERKKYLNFTSSYLDVPLVVATKVDVPFINHILDLEGEKVGIIKGDAFVKILRQKYPSLDLVEVENINEGLDRVKKGELFGFIDTLASIGYEFQQKYFGELKIAGKISETLKLSMAVVKEDTTLLNILQKAINSMTNELHREIFHKWIPIKYEKGVNYDLVWKIAITSLIVILLVIYWNRKIIKTNKLLEEAQRKIEEKNKELEKLATTDKLTNLYNRRKIEELLEIEINRSERFNHNFGLAIVDIDKFKEVNDTYGHQVGDKVLKEIANILNTNRRKTDFVGRYGGEEFVIICPESSLEGVLRLMEIFKEKISTHKFYEVGDKTASFGVTISQKDDTIESILKRADDALYQAKDNGRNKIEYK
- a CDS encoding DUF4062 domain-containing protein, whose product is MAVPKVFVSSTCYDLGEIREQLHNFIESFGFEAVLSENGDIFYHPDLHTHEACIKEVSNCELFILIIGGRFGGEYIVDKTKSITNAEYIAAKNNNIPIFALVKKSVYLNHHIYKENKNKEFVGDIGYPAIDKQEYALDIFQFIDEVRRASTNNALESFDSFQSIDSYLRKQWAGMFFDFLKTREVKTQIDATNHLVSEINNSSKNLEALVKSLYLSTSDNKSLAEKEIESIEINSLVEMFFDSVLFPSWQNSEYYPIDPLKFDVKKIAKISPKSLSWDKYLVKVGLFEYDNISNDEDELETYLQCVVNTYSNRYFLLNIKESIEHEKLFEKGVKNSTLKQREKVLNRILLKYSK
- a CDS encoding NAD(P)/FAD-dependent oxidoreductase, whose product is MSKIAIIGAGAAGLIAAITAKKDNNSLEIDLFDINNAIGKKILASGNGRCNISNINATINNYIGENPTFVSYALKQFDFNSFKKFSKSLGLLLDVKEDGKVYPLSNEAKSVTTLLQSKLESLGLNFIGDTKIVKIKKEEGKFTLFSDENEFKAYDKVLISSGLAAAPQLNSTEIGLDLASSFGHSFNMTYPSLVGLQTDFEHKTRLQGVKKESLVTLYIDGQKEKEIEGDVLFTKYGVSGFAILDISQYAVYPMALYQDVQIAINLFPKQNRNEVLGMIESLIKSLPEEKLENILSGIVSNKLIPVIIDMIKVDKEIKAKEINAKHIRAIVNTLINLRMKVIDTQGFKHAEASGGGVRTDEVDDKTFESKKCAGLYLAGEVLDIVGNRGGYNLQFAWASGYLAGKSLARGK